One window of Nymphaea colorata isolate Beijing-Zhang1983 chromosome 1, ASM883128v2, whole genome shotgun sequence genomic DNA carries:
- the LOC116246331 gene encoding heat stress transcription factor C-1-like: MEQISVAPFVLKTYEMVSDPSTDALVTWGTANNSFVVLNLFDFSQQLLPKYFKHNNFSSFVRQLNTYGFRKVDSDRWEFANEYFLRGQRHLLKNIIRRRSFQNGGEISSRVNAIMASSTVEMLLASQVERLKHERNSMVVDLAELRQSQMAMEEEVEEMNKRLQVTEKRPQQMMSFLAKVVTNPGILSRMNKGTKQLMDENPTKKQKMIAHAEQKYSPPPSVGDAENRVLVVDGDENKNGEGNFEVNSELPSFSNSGMMSMSAQVAAEEEGEEEEEGPLLIEDIQPPEYVYECQQLVPKHRLERPTLPLSGPAFIKSGF; this comes from the exons ATGGAGCAGATCTCTGTTGCCCCTTTCGTTCTGAAGACGTACGAGATGGTGAGCGACCCTTCCACCGACGCCCTCGTCACATGGGGCACTGCCAACAACAGTTTTGTGGTGCTTAACCTCTTCGACTTCTCACAGCAGCTCCTCCCCAAGTACTTCAAGCACAACAACTTCTCCAGCTTCGTCCGCCAGCTCAACACCTAT GGATTCAGGAAGGTTGACTCCGACAGGTGGGAGTTTGCAAATGAGTACTTCCTGCGAGGACAGAGGCACCTATTGAAGAACATCATAAGGAGGAGAAGCTTCCAGAATGGGGGCGAGATCAGCAGCCGCGTGAACGCAATCATGGCAAGCAGCACTGTGGAGATGTTGCTCGCCAGCCAGGTGGAAAGGCTGAAGCATGAGCGAAACTCCATGGTGGTGGACTTGGCAGAGCTGAGGCAGAGCCAGATGGCCATGGAGGAAGAGGTGGAGGAGATGAACAAGAGGCTGCAAGTCACAGAGAAGCGGCCGCAGCAGATGATGTCTTTCCTTGCCAAGGTAGTGACAAACCCCGGAATCCTCTCTCGCATGAACAAGGGGACGAAGCAATTGATGGACGAGAATCCGaccaagaagcaaaagatgatAGCACACGCTGAACAGAAATACTCCCCTCCACCTTCGGTTGGTGATGCAGAGAATCGGGTGCTTGTGGTGGATGGGGATGAAAACAAGAATGGGGAAGGGAATTTTGAGGTGAATTCTGAGCTTCCATCCTTCTCAAATTCGGGGATGATGAGCATGAGTGCACAAGTTGCGGctgaggaagaaggggaagaagaagaagaaggtccACTCTTAATTGAGGACATACAGCCACCTGAATACGTCTATGAATGCCAGCAACTTGTTCCTAAGCATAGATTAGAGAGACCAACTTTGCCTCTCTCTGGTCCTGCTTTCATAAAAAGTGGCTTCTGA